From one Luteipulveratus mongoliensis genomic stretch:
- a CDS encoding lysoplasmalogenase family protein, whose protein sequence is MLSRLNQAVRARPERAAYVALAAATTVTGALENHRWQAFVKTPLVPMLQVGLLRRAGAAQPAGLAALLVATTGAAVGDWFMLESGRAADAGEQRRLLRIGASAFGVQQAGYIALLARAGYRPTRRTVLPVAAGLAGLAVLDSAETRQPDPIVTAYGLLLGTMTAFATGGRPGARGMRHRISAGGAAFFASDATIMIREHLLHGRRTRAVAEAFVLVSYTAAQAALVDGLEQTIARESR, encoded by the coding sequence GTGCTGAGCAGACTGAACCAGGCCGTACGCGCGCGACCGGAGCGGGCGGCGTACGTCGCTCTCGCCGCCGCGACCACCGTGACCGGAGCGTTGGAGAACCATCGCTGGCAGGCTTTCGTGAAGACGCCGCTGGTACCGATGCTGCAGGTCGGCCTGCTGCGCCGGGCCGGTGCCGCACAACCAGCGGGACTTGCGGCGCTGCTGGTGGCGACGACCGGGGCGGCGGTCGGCGACTGGTTCATGCTGGAGTCCGGCCGGGCAGCCGATGCCGGCGAGCAGCGTCGGCTGCTGCGGATCGGAGCGTCGGCGTTCGGGGTGCAGCAGGCGGGCTACATCGCGTTGCTGGCTCGAGCGGGCTACCGGCCGACCCGGCGGACGGTGCTGCCGGTGGCGGCAGGTCTGGCCGGTCTGGCGGTGCTCGACTCCGCGGAGACGCGACAACCTGATCCGATCGTGACGGCCTACGGGCTGCTGCTCGGCACGATGACCGCCTTCGCGACGGGCGGTCGGCCAGGCGCCCGTGGCATGCGTCATCGGATCTCCGCCGGCGGCGCTGCGTTCTTCGCATCCGACGCCACGATCATGATCCGCGAGCACCTGCTGCACGGACGCCGTACGCGGGCCGTTGCCGAGGCGTTCGTGCTCGTCTCCTACACCGCTGCCCAGGCAGCACTCGTGGACGGGCTCGAGCAGACCATCGCCCGCGAGTCTCGTTAG
- a CDS encoding DUF4031 domain-containing protein produces the protein MTVLIDPPIWPGYGTVWSHLVSDESLDELHGVAEVIGLPRRLFDEDHYDVPQRLYDTALASGAVAVTGRELIRRLMASGLRRTARDRESS, from the coding sequence ATGACTGTCCTCATCGATCCACCGATCTGGCCGGGCTACGGCACCGTCTGGTCCCACTTGGTCAGCGATGAGTCGCTCGATGAGCTGCACGGTGTCGCCGAGGTCATCGGGCTCCCCCGCCGGCTGTTCGACGAGGATCACTACGACGTGCCCCAGCGGCTGTACGACACCGCGCTCGCCTCGGGTGCCGTCGCCGTCACCGGCCGTGAGCTGATCCGTAGGCTGATGGCGAGCGGGTTGCGCCGCACTGCGCGCGACCGCGAGTCCTCATGA
- a CDS encoding HIT family protein, protein MTTCIFCDIVAATIPAEIVHETETTVAFLDTRPVFKGHVLVVPREHIVTLADLPPEQVQPYFIEVQRISARMPAALESQGTFVAMNNVVSQSVAHLHCHVVPRTKGDGLRGFFWPRHKYAEGEQASYAARLREALASP, encoded by the coding sequence GTGACCACCTGCATCTTCTGCGACATCGTCGCTGCGACGATCCCCGCCGAGATCGTGCACGAGACCGAGACGACCGTCGCCTTCCTCGACACCCGGCCGGTCTTCAAGGGCCACGTCCTGGTGGTCCCGCGGGAGCACATCGTCACGCTGGCCGACCTGCCACCAGAGCAGGTCCAGCCCTACTTCATCGAGGTCCAGCGCATCAGTGCACGCATGCCTGCGGCCCTGGAGTCACAGGGCACCTTCGTCGCGATGAACAACGTGGTCTCCCAGAGCGTGGCGCACCTGCATTGCCACGTCGTGCCCCGCACGAAGGGTGACGGGCTGCGCGGGTTCTTCTGGCCGCGGCACAAGTACGCCGAGGGCGAGCAGGCGTCGTACGCCGCCCGCCTGCGTGAGGCGCTCGCCTCCCCCTGA
- a CDS encoding universal stress protein: protein MEGTVHPGSIVVGIDSSGASLAALDWATAQAQNLHAPLHLITAYSPDLADVEWGMGSTYDSARHAGEQLLGRARARVQLRDKAIHVSTSHPESFPAAPLIRASEQAQLVVMGSHGESLAHFGSLGATAVQVASHAASPVAVIRQDAHATGSFGRVTVGVDVVDNPTLAWAFDQADRLDAELVVVHAWQPRDAKDPGLARDASWTDYATRCTDIISQRVAAQQRRYPDVKVRTEVTRGNPAKILVNESHSSDVLVVGARGSGGFPGLCLGRVAYSALAHSECPVIIAR, encoded by the coding sequence ATGGAAGGCACCGTTCACCCGGGCAGCATCGTGGTCGGCATCGACTCCTCAGGCGCGAGTCTGGCCGCCCTCGACTGGGCGACTGCACAGGCTCAGAACCTCCACGCACCACTGCACCTCATCACCGCATACAGCCCCGACCTGGCAGACGTCGAGTGGGGCATGGGCTCCACGTACGACTCCGCCCGACATGCCGGCGAGCAGCTGCTCGGCAGGGCACGTGCTCGAGTTCAGCTGCGCGACAAGGCTATTCACGTCAGCACATCCCATCCGGAGTCGTTCCCGGCCGCACCCCTGATTCGGGCCTCAGAGCAAGCCCAGCTCGTAGTCATGGGCTCCCACGGCGAGAGTCTGGCTCACTTCGGCAGCCTCGGAGCCACTGCTGTCCAGGTCGCATCGCATGCCGCATCACCGGTGGCCGTGATCCGTCAGGACGCCCATGCGACGGGATCGTTCGGACGAGTGACCGTGGGCGTCGACGTGGTCGACAACCCGACCCTGGCGTGGGCGTTCGACCAGGCCGACCGGCTCGATGCCGAGCTCGTTGTCGTGCACGCCTGGCAGCCACGTGATGCCAAGGATCCCGGGCTGGCTCGTGACGCGAGCTGGACGGACTACGCGACCCGGTGCACCGACATCATCAGTCAGCGCGTTGCCGCGCAGCAGCGGCGCTACCCGGACGTCAAGGTCCGCACCGAGGTCACCCGCGGCAACCCGGCCAAGATCCTGGTCAACGAGTCACACAGCAGTGACGTCCTCGTGGTCGGCGCCCGTGGCTCCGGAGGGTTCCCCGGACTGTGTCTCGGCCGAGTCGCCTACAGCGCCCTGGCGCACTCCGAGTGTCCGGTGATCATCGCTCGCTGA
- a CDS encoding histidine phosphatase family protein, with product MTADVLIIQHAEKCAESGDPDLTERGCQQADALAERLVSARPVLLLTSPRLRAVRTADVIGAATGLDATVVDELRERSSWPGPDELPEEEFLSDWRQSCRDRAFRPRIGDSSLATAERMIRVMRSAARRAEHGPAVLVTHSGATVDLLRDLVGDRQLEHRYPGAVESGLPGTAVTHVAVTPTDDVRVVSIGDVGHLTEALVSGHLPDEVAIGRLP from the coding sequence ATGACCGCCGACGTCCTGATCATCCAACACGCGGAGAAGTGCGCTGAGTCCGGTGACCCCGACCTCACCGAGCGCGGCTGCCAGCAGGCGGATGCCCTCGCCGAACGGCTGGTCAGTGCTCGTCCCGTGCTCCTGCTGACCTCACCGCGCCTCCGGGCGGTCCGGACGGCCGACGTGATCGGAGCGGCCACCGGCTTGGACGCCACCGTCGTCGACGAGCTGCGAGAGCGCAGCAGCTGGCCCGGTCCCGACGAGCTGCCCGAGGAGGAGTTCCTCTCCGACTGGAGGCAGTCGTGCCGCGACCGGGCGTTCCGGCCGCGGATCGGCGACTCCTCCCTGGCGACGGCGGAGCGGATGATCCGGGTGATGCGCAGCGCGGCACGTCGTGCGGAGCATGGCCCGGCCGTGCTGGTGACCCACAGCGGGGCCACGGTCGACCTGCTGCGAGATCTCGTCGGAGACCGCCAGCTCGAGCACCGCTACCCGGGCGCCGTCGAGAGCGGTCTGCCCGGCACGGCGGTCACCCATGTCGCGGTCACCCCGACCGACGATGTACGCGTCGTCTCGATCGGGGACGTCGGTCACCTGACCGAAGCTCTCGTGTCCGGACACCTGCCGGACGAGGTGGCTATCGGTCGGCTCCCCTGA
- a CDS encoding S9 family peptidase, which produces MSNSSVAPPQAKQVPVVREHHGDRFVDPYEWLRDGEDPEVIAHLEAENAFTEAQTEHLKPLTERVYTEMRSRIRETDLSVPVRMGGWWYYSRTREGEQYEIHCRAPYDAAQPRPMPAPEESVVGEQVLLDTNAEARGQEFYELGDLEVSVDSTRLALSYDVRGDERYDLEVRDIATGEVVDDAVREIGGGLVWSRSGDHLFYTRRDDAWRAHQVWRHRLGTPTAEDELVLQEDDELFSLVVETSRDERWLVVHAESRTTTEASLLDLDDPTGALRVVEPRTPGLDYSIEADGDRVLVTHNASRVDFDLAWADISAPGREHWQPLLTGADGDRIIAAHTFETYIAVSMRHGGLPVVRVLSKDQGAYGEPVDVATDGELSRVAVGSNPAYDTDVLQVVIESLLTPWAVYDLDPVTQERTLLKQREVPGYQPENYVEERLWVTARDGAKVPMSLVHHRSVVADGTAAGFIYGYGSYEVSIDPYFSALRLSMLDRGLVYAIAHVRGGGEMGRGWYDEGKLLAKKATFTDFIDCSKALVETGWVAPDRLVAEGGSAGGLLIGAVINDAPELYRAVHAAVPFVDALTTILDPSLPLTVGEWEEWGNPLKDPEVYAYMKSYTPYENVRPARYPAVLATTSLNDTRVFFVEPAKWVQVLRSTVTDQDERPVLLRTEMAAGHGGQSGRYDAWRQAAFETAFLLDAVDATEPLGGA; this is translated from the coding sequence GTGAGCAACTCCTCGGTCGCGCCCCCACAGGCCAAGCAGGTTCCGGTTGTCCGGGAGCACCACGGCGACCGGTTCGTCGATCCGTACGAGTGGCTCCGGGACGGCGAGGACCCGGAAGTCATTGCGCACCTGGAGGCGGAGAATGCCTTCACCGAGGCGCAGACCGAGCACCTGAAGCCGCTCACCGAGCGGGTCTACACCGAGATGCGCTCACGGATCCGCGAGACCGACCTGAGCGTGCCAGTACGCATGGGGGGGTGGTGGTACTACAGTCGCACCAGGGAGGGCGAGCAGTACGAGATCCACTGCCGGGCTCCGTACGACGCCGCTCAGCCTCGGCCGATGCCGGCGCCCGAGGAGTCGGTCGTCGGCGAGCAGGTCTTGCTCGACACCAACGCCGAGGCGCGCGGGCAGGAGTTCTACGAGCTGGGCGACCTGGAGGTGAGTGTCGACAGCACCCGGCTGGCTCTGTCGTACGACGTCCGTGGCGACGAGCGCTACGACCTCGAGGTGCGCGACATCGCCACTGGCGAGGTCGTCGACGATGCCGTCCGCGAGATCGGCGGCGGTCTGGTGTGGTCGCGGTCCGGCGATCACCTCTTCTACACGCGGCGTGACGACGCCTGGCGGGCTCATCAGGTCTGGCGGCACCGCCTCGGCACGCCCACGGCCGAGGACGAGCTCGTGCTGCAGGAGGACGACGAGCTCTTCTCGCTCGTCGTCGAGACCTCACGGGACGAGCGTTGGCTGGTCGTGCACGCCGAGTCACGGACGACCACTGAGGCTTCCTTGCTCGACCTGGACGACCCGACCGGCGCCTTGCGAGTCGTGGAGCCCCGGACGCCCGGTCTGGACTACAGCATCGAGGCCGATGGTGACCGAGTTCTGGTGACCCACAACGCTTCTCGCGTCGACTTCGACCTCGCTTGGGCCGATATCAGCGCTCCCGGCCGTGAGCACTGGCAGCCACTCCTGACGGGTGCCGACGGCGATCGGATCATCGCGGCGCACACGTTCGAGACCTACATCGCGGTCTCGATGCGCCATGGCGGGCTCCCTGTCGTTCGGGTCCTGTCCAAGGACCAGGGCGCCTATGGGGAGCCGGTGGATGTCGCGACCGACGGCGAGCTGAGCCGCGTCGCGGTCGGGTCCAACCCGGCGTACGACACCGACGTCCTGCAGGTCGTCATCGAGTCGCTCCTGACGCCTTGGGCGGTCTACGACCTCGACCCGGTCACGCAGGAGCGGACCCTGTTGAAGCAGCGTGAGGTGCCCGGCTACCAGCCTGAGAACTACGTCGAGGAGCGGCTCTGGGTGACGGCGCGGGACGGCGCCAAGGTGCCGATGTCCTTGGTGCACCACCGCTCCGTCGTGGCTGATGGGACCGCCGCCGGCTTCATCTACGGGTACGGCTCCTACGAGGTCTCGATCGACCCCTACTTCTCAGCACTGCGGCTGTCCATGCTCGATCGGGGCCTCGTCTATGCCATTGCGCATGTCCGTGGTGGAGGTGAGATGGGGCGCGGCTGGTACGACGAGGGCAAGCTGCTCGCCAAGAAGGCCACGTTCACGGACTTCATCGACTGCTCCAAGGCCCTAGTCGAGACCGGTTGGGTGGCGCCGGATCGCCTTGTGGCAGAAGGCGGTTCGGCCGGCGGGCTGCTGATCGGCGCCGTCATCAACGACGCGCCCGAGCTCTACCGAGCGGTCCACGCGGCGGTGCCGTTCGTCGATGCGCTCACCACGATCCTCGACCCGTCGCTGCCGTTGACTGTGGGGGAGTGGGAGGAGTGGGGCAACCCGCTCAAGGACCCTGAGGTCTACGCGTACATGAAGTCCTACACGCCGTACGAGAACGTTCGCCCGGCGCGCTATCCGGCGGTCCTCGCGACCACGAGTCTCAATGACACGCGCGTGTTCTTCGTCGAGCCGGCGAAGTGGGTGCAGGTGCTGCGCTCGACCGTCACCGATCAGGACGAGCGTCCGGTCCTGCTGCGCACCGAGATGGCGGCCGGACACGGCGGACAGAGCGGGAGGTACGACGCGTGGCGCCAGGCGGCGTTCGAGACGGCTTTCCTGCTGGACGCGGTCGACGCTACGGAGCCGTTGGGCGGGGCCTGA
- a CDS encoding MarR family winged helix-turn-helix transcriptional regulator — MSESLDHVARIQAEWARERPDVDVSPQGVIGRLHRLSGHLTEQLCVVYRRHGLAEGEFDVLAALRRAGAPYERAPGELAQFTMVTTGAMTKRIDRLERGGLVTRRRSTADGRGRVVALTAAGRRLIDTAFAEHMANERRLLAGLSDGQAVQLEALLTDWLAEFETPR; from the coding sequence ATGAGCGAGAGCCTCGACCATGTCGCCCGTATCCAGGCCGAGTGGGCCCGCGAACGTCCTGATGTGGATGTCTCCCCACAGGGCGTGATCGGGCGGCTGCACCGGTTGTCCGGGCACCTGACCGAGCAGCTGTGCGTGGTCTACCGGCGGCACGGCCTGGCCGAGGGAGAGTTCGATGTGCTGGCCGCGCTGCGCCGTGCGGGTGCGCCCTACGAACGCGCGCCCGGCGAGCTGGCCCAGTTCACGATGGTCACCACGGGAGCCATGACCAAGCGCATCGACCGGCTCGAACGCGGTGGTCTGGTGACGCGCCGCCGCAGCACTGCGGATGGACGTGGACGCGTGGTGGCCCTCACGGCTGCGGGCCGGAGGCTGATCGACACGGCGTTCGCCGAGCACATGGCCAATGAGCGTCGGCTGCTCGCCGGTCTCAGCGACGGGCAGGCCGTCCAGCTCGAGGCACTGCTGACCGACTGGCTGGCCGAGTTCGAGACTCCGCGGTGA
- a CDS encoding EamA family transporter: MEATWRWGLVTAVAPVAWGSNYYVTHEFLPADQPLYGAAIRALPAGLLLLAVRPALPHGSWWWRSLVLGTLNMGAFFALIYVSAQLLPTSLASTIMATSPVVMMLFAWLLLSVRPQLRQLLGAGVGIAGVCLLLSAGTTSVDLRGVLASVAAMVMSSFGYVLAKRWSDGIDLLSLTAWQLVAGGLMLLPVAVMVEGAPPALDAPAVAGFGYVIVVATALAFVAWFAGLRHLDAGTVGLIGLLNPVTGVLLGTAIAAESLSLLQVIGLVLVLAGITVGRPIR, encoded by the coding sequence GTGGAAGCAACCTGGCGATGGGGACTCGTGACTGCCGTCGCTCCAGTCGCCTGGGGCTCCAACTACTACGTCACCCATGAGTTCCTGCCTGCGGATCAGCCGCTGTACGGCGCCGCGATCCGAGCCCTTCCCGCCGGCCTGCTGCTGCTCGCCGTGCGGCCGGCGCTCCCCCACGGTTCGTGGTGGTGGCGGTCGCTGGTCCTCGGCACGCTCAACATGGGCGCGTTCTTCGCGCTGATCTATGTGTCGGCCCAGCTGCTGCCCACCAGCCTGGCGTCGACCATCATGGCCACCTCACCGGTCGTGATGATGCTGTTCGCGTGGCTGCTGCTCTCGGTACGCCCTCAGCTCCGCCAGCTGCTCGGCGCAGGCGTCGGGATCGCCGGAGTCTGCCTGCTGCTCTCAGCCGGTACGACGTCGGTCGACTTGCGTGGCGTCCTCGCCTCGGTCGCGGCGATGGTCATGTCCTCGTTCGGCTACGTGCTGGCCAAGCGGTGGAGCGACGGCATCGACCTCTTGTCCCTGACCGCCTGGCAGCTGGTGGCCGGCGGTCTGATGCTGCTGCCCGTCGCCGTCATGGTGGAAGGCGCGCCTCCTGCCCTCGACGCACCCGCGGTCGCCGGCTTCGGCTACGTGATCGTGGTCGCGACCGCGCTGGCCTTCGTCGCGTGGTTCGCCGGGTTGCGTCATCTCGACGCGGGCACGGTCGGTCTCATCGGGCTCCTCAACCCGGTGACCGGCGTACTGCTCGGGACCGCGATCGCCGCCGAGTCACTCAGCCTCCTGCAGGTCATCGGTCTCGTGCTGGTCCTGGCCGGGATCACCGTCGGGCGACCTATTCGTTGA
- a CDS encoding carbohydrate ABC transporter permease, with amino-acid sequence MATTVTGPRRRRRGVRPGSVVRYAVLAALALIFLVPFYLLVRNALSTEQEITRIDGWTWFPSSPQWGNLSEVFDSTSVPLARSMVNSLLIAVTQTVGVLIVSGMAGYGLARSTVRYANAVFYIVLATLLIPAAVTFVPTFVMVSSLGWVSTLRGLIVPGLFQALATFLFRQYFLGFPKELEEAAQIDGAGPWKTFWRIVVPNSWGFAAAVATITFIGSWNAFLWPLVIGQDQSSWTVQIALSTYVTAQSVNLHGMFMAAIVSMVPLLLMFLFLQRWIVAGVEQTGINE; translated from the coding sequence ATGGCCACGACGGTGACAGGGCCGCGGCGCCGGCGACGCGGCGTACGACCGGGTTCAGTGGTTCGGTACGCCGTTCTCGCGGCTCTCGCGCTGATCTTCCTGGTGCCGTTCTACCTGCTCGTGCGCAATGCCCTCTCGACCGAGCAGGAGATCACCCGCATCGATGGGTGGACCTGGTTCCCGTCGTCCCCGCAGTGGGGCAACCTGTCCGAGGTCTTCGACAGCACCTCGGTGCCGCTGGCGCGCAGCATGGTCAACTCGCTGCTCATCGCGGTGACCCAGACGGTCGGCGTGCTCATCGTCTCGGGGATGGCGGGCTACGGCCTGGCGCGCAGCACGGTGCGCTACGCGAACGCCGTGTTCTACATCGTCCTCGCGACGCTGCTCATCCCGGCGGCCGTGACGTTCGTGCCGACCTTCGTGATGGTGTCCTCGCTCGGCTGGGTCTCCACGCTGCGCGGGCTGATCGTGCCGGGTCTGTTCCAGGCACTGGCGACGTTCTTGTTCCGGCAGTACTTCCTCGGGTTCCCCAAGGAGCTGGAGGAGGCCGCGCAGATCGACGGGGCCGGTCCGTGGAAGACGTTCTGGCGCATCGTGGTCCCGAACTCGTGGGGCTTCGCGGCCGCGGTCGCCACCATCACGTTCATCGGCTCGTGGAACGCCTTCCTCTGGCCCCTGGTGATCGGCCAGGACCAGTCGTCGTGGACCGTGCAGATCGCGCTGTCGACCTACGTCACGGCGCAGTCGGTCAACCTGCACGGCATGTTCATGGCGGCCATCGTCTCGATGGTGCCGCTGCTGCTGATGTTCTTGTTCCTGCAGCGCTGGATCGTGGCAGGCGTCGAGCAGACCGGCATCAACGAATAG
- a CDS encoding carbohydrate ABC transporter permease translates to MTAASRAPASRRRWTENPHLWFWIFVGPFVLGLLVFVLIPIGWSVWLSFYEARNTVTPTRFVGLDNYRHMLGDSAFRSSLKTFVVFAAFIVPVTFAMALGLAVLVNTARRGKSFFRSVFFLPTACSYVVAAMIWRDSMFSGVSSGLVNTVLGWFGAEPIAWLSVVQPPWYWLVITTARLWLQVGFFMVLFLAALQRIPKGLYEAAALDGATGWKAFRYITFPQLKATSTAVLMLLLVNAFQAFDEFYNLMSTTGGYPPYARPPLVYLYYTALGDVQDFGNGSAGAVILTLIIAAFALLQGRLTGLGRREA, encoded by the coding sequence ATGACCGCCGCGTCACGCGCGCCGGCGAGCCGGCGGCGCTGGACGGAGAACCCACATCTGTGGTTCTGGATCTTCGTCGGCCCTTTCGTGCTGGGCCTGCTGGTCTTCGTGCTGATCCCGATCGGGTGGAGCGTGTGGCTGAGCTTCTACGAGGCGCGCAACACGGTGACGCCAACGAGGTTCGTCGGGCTGGACAACTACCGGCACATGCTCGGGGACTCGGCGTTCCGGTCGAGCCTCAAGACGTTCGTGGTGTTCGCCGCGTTCATCGTCCCGGTGACCTTCGCGATGGCGCTCGGCCTTGCCGTCCTGGTCAACACCGCGCGCCGGGGCAAGAGCTTCTTCCGGTCGGTGTTCTTCCTGCCGACGGCATGCTCGTACGTCGTCGCGGCCATGATCTGGCGTGACTCGATGTTCTCGGGCGTCAGCTCGGGCCTGGTCAACACGGTGCTCGGCTGGTTCGGTGCGGAGCCGATCGCGTGGCTGTCGGTGGTGCAGCCGCCGTGGTACTGGCTGGTGATCACGACGGCGCGGCTGTGGCTGCAGGTCGGCTTCTTCATGGTGCTCTTCCTCGCGGCGCTGCAGCGCATCCCCAAGGGCCTCTACGAAGCGGCCGCGCTGGACGGTGCGACCGGGTGGAAGGCCTTCCGCTACATCACCTTCCCCCAGCTCAAGGCAACCTCGACCGCGGTGCTGATGTTGTTGCTGGTCAACGCTTTTCAGGCGTTCGACGAGTTCTACAACCTGATGTCGACCACGGGCGGCTACCCGCCGTACGCCCGCCCGCCGCTGGTCTACCTCTACTACACCGCTCTCGGCGACGTGCAGGACTTCGGCAACGGCAGCGCGGGCGCTGTCATCCTCACGCTGATCATCGCGGCGTTCGCGCTGCTGCAGGGTCGGCTGACCGGTCTCGGAAGGCGTGAGGCCTGA
- a CDS encoding ABC transporter substrate-binding protein: MSRRSSHHTFQPTRRTALGLTGAAMVSAALAACGDNNGRPSESGGGGTISQWYHQYGEDGTEQAVKKYASAYKDAKVSVQWVPGDYDKKAPASLLTSSGPDVFEYANGPTVDMITGKQVVDLTDLLGSAKADFTPALLERMTYQGKLYGIPQVVDMQLFVYRKSMLDNAGVEPPTTLDGLIAAAKKLTTGKVKGLYLGNKGGADVLGGPVLWSTGHDYLTSDNKPDFSNPDVAAALTKLRGLFTSGSLLLGAPADWSEPAAISQGLTAIQWTGLWTLPKLQAALKDDFGVLPFPAIGSGKPSVPVGAYSACVSAKAKDVEAAKKFVKWLWVDQTADQLDWAQGYGFHVPARTSLVAKADKLKSGPAADAAKFVADYGHPQTPLLWTPASATAFQDAVDKVIRSGADPTKALAGVQKTVEGELKRFAA, encoded by the coding sequence ATGTCACGCCGGTCCTCGCACCACACCTTCCAACCGACCCGTCGGACAGCACTCGGTCTGACCGGTGCCGCGATGGTCAGTGCCGCTCTGGCGGCATGCGGTGACAACAACGGACGTCCGTCGGAGAGTGGCGGCGGGGGCACGATCTCGCAGTGGTACCACCAGTACGGCGAGGACGGCACCGAGCAGGCGGTCAAGAAGTACGCCTCCGCCTACAAGGACGCGAAGGTCTCGGTCCAGTGGGTGCCCGGCGACTACGACAAGAAGGCGCCGGCGTCGTTGCTCACCTCCTCGGGTCCGGACGTCTTCGAGTACGCCAATGGCCCGACCGTCGACATGATCACCGGCAAGCAGGTGGTCGACCTCACGGACCTGCTGGGCAGCGCCAAGGCCGACTTCACGCCCGCGCTTCTGGAGCGGATGACCTATCAGGGCAAGCTCTACGGCATCCCGCAGGTCGTCGACATGCAGCTGTTCGTCTATCGCAAGAGCATGCTCGACAACGCCGGCGTCGAGCCGCCGACCACGCTCGACGGACTCATCGCCGCAGCCAAGAAGCTCACGACCGGCAAGGTGAAGGGTCTCTACCTCGGCAACAAGGGCGGTGCCGACGTCCTGGGCGGTCCCGTCCTCTGGTCGACCGGCCACGACTACCTGACCTCCGACAACAAGCCCGATTTCAGCAACCCTGACGTCGCGGCTGCCCTGACCAAGCTGCGGGGGCTGTTCACCTCCGGCAGCCTCCTGCTGGGTGCGCCGGCCGACTGGTCGGAGCCGGCCGCGATCAGTCAGGGGCTGACCGCGATCCAGTGGACCGGGTTGTGGACCCTGCCCAAGCTCCAAGCGGCTCTGAAGGACGACTTCGGCGTGCTGCCGTTCCCCGCGATCGGTTCGGGTAAGCCGTCCGTGCCGGTCGGCGCATACTCCGCCTGTGTCAGTGCCAAGGCCAAGGACGTCGAGGCGGCCAAGAAGTTCGTCAAGTGGCTCTGGGTCGACCAGACCGCCGACCAGCTGGACTGGGCTCAGGGCTACGGCTTCCACGTGCCGGCCCGTACGAGCTTGGTCGCCAAGGCGGACAAGCTGAAGTCCGGACCGGCCGCCGACGCCGCGAAGTTCGTTGCCGACTACGGCCACCCGCAGACTCCTCTGCTGTGGACCCCAGCATCCGCAACCGCCTTCCAGGACGCCGTCGACAAGGTCATCCGGTCCGGAGCGGACCCGACGAAGGCGCTTGCGGGCGTACAGAAGACGGTCGAGGGCGAGCTGAAGCGCTTCGCCGCGTGA
- a CDS encoding peptidoglycan-binding domain-containing protein → MSVVVAGASVFGQIARESTPRVTSGGSTPLSVAAKMLRPGGSGQFALPRLTPPAPRGTGSTVLEPVPEPRAQTALASQWAARTAAAAPAVAVYQPPSQRQAAPQPDSPRRTDLRQLHVQPRTVRSARTVPPVGPGSTDLSQVLPIISTAQLMLREYNGSLEADGVLGPQTRAAILNFQRNHERPATGALAEDDWRILCTRNTLSIGCTGYGVQACQWLLNHQTRGSRLDMDGVFGTGTYMVVRDAQRRLGMLEDGVVDAALWFRLLAPAG, encoded by the coding sequence ATGAGCGTCGTTGTCGCAGGAGCGAGCGTCTTCGGTCAGATCGCACGTGAGTCGACCCCACGGGTGACCAGTGGCGGGTCGACCCCGCTCTCGGTCGCCGCCAAGATGCTGCGTCCAGGCGGATCCGGACAGTTCGCCCTCCCTCGACTCACGCCACCCGCGCCCCGCGGCACCGGCTCGACCGTGCTCGAACCGGTCCCGGAGCCGCGCGCTCAGACCGCACTCGCCTCGCAGTGGGCGGCGCGGACCGCTGCGGCCGCACCAGCGGTGGCCGTCTACCAGCCGCCGTCGCAGCGTCAGGCCGCCCCTCAGCCCGACAGCCCGCGGCGCACGGACCTACGCCAGCTGCACGTGCAGCCACGTACCGTTCGATCGGCGCGGACTGTGCCCCCCGTCGGCCCGGGGAGCACCGATCTGTCCCAGGTGCTGCCGATCATCTCGACCGCTCAGCTGATGCTGCGCGAGTACAACGGCTCACTCGAGGCCGACGGTGTGCTCGGTCCGCAGACACGCGCCGCCATCTTGAACTTCCAGCGCAACCACGAGCGGCCGGCCACCGGTGCTCTCGCGGAGGACGACTGGCGCATCCTGTGCACCCGCAACACGCTGTCCATCGGCTGCACGGGCTACGGCGTCCAGGCCTGCCAGTGGCTGCTCAACCACCAGACTCGCGGTTCGCGACTGGACATGGACGGCGTCTTCGGGACCGGCACATACATGGTCGTACGCGACGCGCAGCGGCGACTGGGCATGCTCGAGGACGGGGTCGTCGACGCCGCCCTGTGGTTCAGACTGCTGGCCCCGGCGGGCTGA